From a single Arachnia propionica genomic region:
- a CDS encoding glutamyl-tRNA reductase, translating to MNLRILSVTHDLHGLTEVQRVSQHADTLSASLRNTSGIEGLVTLATCNRLEFIIDSPKVPEAHLRLRLARELDSQPDWSVHEGEEALTHLFRVASGLESMVVGEREITGQLRRALKTAQESGDASGTLTSVINAALHTSRRVSVETKLQESGRSVVGVGLDMTGIKDWKNQRVLLVGTGSYAGAVVSALRQRGAETIFVHSSSGRATGFAERHAITPAKNLESALGKATLVVTCRGSATPVVTTTHLKDAAPTVLLDLSLQPDVDPAVAALPGITLLDLAAIQAAISPTWAADSARAERIVAEGVHEISGRLASRVADPAVASLRAAMLQIVDEEVARLPQGRALTIEDCTLALRRLTTKLLHTPSIRARDAAAEGRIADYLAAMEELYGIEIQPDLDARSHHRCPVTGLSFADLAMTEPTEVG from the coding sequence GTGAACCTTCGCATCCTGTCCGTAACGCATGACCTCCACGGTCTTACCGAGGTCCAACGCGTATCTCAACATGCGGACACCCTGTCCGCTTCCTTGCGGAACACCTCCGGCATTGAAGGCCTCGTGACCTTGGCGACCTGCAACCGGCTCGAATTCATCATCGATTCACCGAAAGTGCCGGAGGCACATCTGCGCCTGAGGCTGGCCCGCGAGCTCGATTCCCAGCCTGACTGGTCCGTCCATGAGGGCGAGGAGGCCCTCACCCATCTGTTCCGGGTCGCCTCCGGCCTGGAATCGATGGTGGTCGGGGAGCGGGAGATCACGGGGCAGCTGCGCCGCGCCCTGAAGACCGCCCAGGAATCTGGTGATGCTTCCGGCACCCTGACCAGCGTCATCAACGCCGCCCTGCACACCTCCCGGCGAGTGAGTGTCGAAACCAAACTGCAGGAATCAGGACGCTCGGTGGTCGGCGTCGGACTCGATATGACCGGGATCAAGGACTGGAAAAACCAGCGGGTGCTGCTCGTGGGAACAGGTTCCTACGCGGGCGCTGTCGTCTCGGCACTGCGACAGCGCGGGGCCGAAACCATCTTCGTCCATTCCTCGTCCGGAAGAGCAACGGGGTTCGCCGAGCGACACGCCATCACCCCCGCAAAGAACCTCGAATCGGCCCTAGGCAAGGCAACACTGGTGGTCACCTGCCGAGGTTCAGCCACCCCCGTGGTGACCACGACCCACCTCAAGGACGCCGCCCCCACCGTACTGCTCGACCTGTCATTGCAGCCGGATGTGGATCCGGCCGTAGCCGCCCTGCCGGGGATCACCCTCCTTGACCTGGCAGCGATCCAGGCCGCCATCTCCCCCACGTGGGCTGCCGATTCCGCCCGGGCCGAACGGATCGTTGCTGAAGGGGTACACGAGATCTCCGGGCGCCTGGCCTCCCGCGTCGCGGACCCAGCGGTTGCCTCGCTGCGAGCTGCGATGCTGCAGATCGTCGACGAGGAGGTGGCGCGGCTCCCGCAGGGCCGAGCACTGACCATTGAGGACTGCACCCTGGCGCTCCGACGCCTGACCACGAAGCTGCTCCACACCCCTTCGATACGCGCACGCGACGCAGCAGCCGAGGGTAGAATCGCCGACTACCTGGCTGCCATGGAGGAGCTCTACGGCATCGAAATCCAGCCTGACCTCGACGCCCGGAGCCATCATCGTTGCCCAGTGACAGGGCTCAGTTTTGCCGACCTGGCGATGACCGAGCCCACGGAGGTTGGATGA
- a CDS encoding ferrochelatase: protein MNDALSPYSAVLLASYGGPRRPEDVLPFMRNATAGRGVPDERLLEVSQHYQLFGGRSPINEQNEALRDALAAELRKRGCPRPVVIGNRNWTPFFAETVSALHRDRHDRVVALTTAAYSCYSACRQYREDLAAVMERVPGITIEKAGPYAERDGFISANVDALVTAVRALRARISNGVMKVLFVTHSIPIAMNAASANGTPAARYDAQHIRVASRVAEDAEAHLGERLDWELVYCSRSGSPRIPWLEPDVNDRLAELTGVDGVVAAPIGFISDHMEVAYDLDTQARESAAEAGFDYERAATASVHPDFIATLADLLFEQAAIARGELAPPDHPCLTEPARCCLPHPQKEQTHVPSASHAR, encoded by the coding sequence ATGAACGACGCCCTGAGTCCGTATTCGGCTGTGCTGCTGGCCTCCTACGGCGGCCCCCGCCGCCCCGAAGACGTGTTGCCCTTCATGCGCAACGCCACCGCCGGTCGCGGGGTGCCAGACGAGCGCCTGCTTGAGGTTTCCCAGCACTACCAGCTCTTCGGGGGACGCTCCCCCATTAACGAGCAGAACGAGGCGCTTCGCGACGCCCTCGCCGCGGAGTTGAGAAAACGAGGCTGCCCCCGTCCCGTCGTGATCGGGAACCGCAACTGGACCCCCTTCTTCGCCGAGACCGTCTCCGCCCTGCACCGTGACCGGCACGACAGGGTGGTGGCGTTGACCACCGCAGCTTATTCCTGCTATTCCGCATGCCGACAGTACAGGGAGGACCTGGCTGCTGTCATGGAGCGAGTGCCTGGTATCACCATAGAAAAGGCCGGCCCCTATGCAGAGCGAGACGGCTTCATTTCGGCCAATGTGGATGCCCTGGTCACGGCTGTGCGAGCACTACGAGCCCGGATCAGCAACGGGGTGATGAAGGTGTTGTTCGTCACACACTCCATTCCGATCGCCATGAACGCAGCCTCCGCGAACGGCACCCCCGCTGCCCGTTACGACGCCCAACACATCAGGGTTGCCTCCCGGGTGGCCGAGGACGCCGAGGCCCACCTGGGTGAGCGTCTCGACTGGGAGCTGGTCTACTGTTCCCGTTCTGGCAGCCCGCGCATTCCGTGGCTCGAACCCGACGTCAACGACCGCCTGGCCGAGTTGACAGGCGTCGACGGCGTGGTGGCCGCACCGATCGGTTTCATCAGCGACCACATGGAAGTGGCCTACGACCTAGACACCCAGGCCCGAGAATCGGCTGCCGAAGCCGGTTTCGACTACGAGCGCGCCGCCACCGCAAGCGTCCACCCAGACTTCATCGCTACTTTGGCCGATCTTCTCTTCGAGCAGGCCGCCATAGCGCGGGGCGAACTCGCCCCGCCCGACCATCCCTGCCTCACAGAGCCAGCACGTTGCTGCCTCCCACATCCGCAGAAGGAGCAAACCCATGTCCCATCCGCATCACATGCACGCTGA
- the hemQ gene encoding hydrogen peroxide-dependent heme synthase, translating into MSHPHHMHADPRDHLIPAEEVNATPHYVMYSVFCAVGPLHDPDAIAAEKTVLDTGVSIRGWYDIGGFRADADLMLWTLADNPHQLQAAYHALRRSDLGRDLDPVWSCIGVHRPAEFNRGHTPACFSGVAPRPWACVYPFVRSYDWYHMDEEHRSKMLAAHGRMGREYPDVPGSTTSAFALNDYEWLLAFEADELHRLTDAMRHQRGAEARLYVREEIPFFTGPRVTLEEWVSRQPQS; encoded by the coding sequence ATGTCCCATCCGCATCACATGCACGCTGATCCGCGCGACCATCTGATTCCGGCCGAGGAAGTCAATGCAACCCCGCACTACGTGATGTATTCGGTGTTCTGCGCCGTGGGCCCGCTGCACGACCCCGACGCCATAGCCGCGGAGAAGACAGTTCTCGACACCGGAGTGAGCATCCGCGGCTGGTACGACATCGGTGGTTTTCGCGCCGATGCTGACCTGATGCTGTGGACCTTGGCCGACAACCCGCACCAGCTGCAGGCGGCCTACCACGCGCTACGTCGCTCTGACCTGGGACGGGACTTGGATCCGGTATGGTCCTGCATCGGTGTGCACCGCCCCGCTGAGTTCAACCGCGGCCATACCCCGGCCTGTTTCTCCGGTGTTGCACCCCGCCCATGGGCGTGCGTCTACCCGTTCGTACGCAGCTACGACTGGTACCACATGGACGAGGAGCACCGCTCGAAGATGCTCGCCGCCCATGGCCGCATGGGTCGCGAGTACCCCGACGTGCCGGGTTCCACCACCTCGGCCTTCGCACTGAACGACTACGAATGGCTGCTCGCCTTCGAGGCCGACGAGCTGCACCGCCTCACCGACGCGATGCGTCACCAGCGTGGAGCCGAGGCCCGGCTGTACGTACGCGAAGAGATCCCGTTCTTCACCGGTCCCCGTGTCACCCTCGAGGAGTGGGTCTCCCGCCAGCCCCAGAGCTGA
- a CDS encoding uroporphyrinogen-III synthase yields MDELKISLGTKNSVVDVARSQAVAATLREMGHDVDVVHIPAAGDSETVGQLRLGLMRGDFDLVVHRMHRIPKQQMPGLTFAAILKRGDQRDALVARDGLTLEQLPEGSVIATRSGLRRSQLLSINPGLTFVKRTPGQLIEFLEKVRTGELDGLVAGAADFEAVGRLDLVTEYLDDILPDAGLGATGLECRSEDKELISILQELDHPDTRVCVMAERAAYAALDVSEAVSVAAKATREGVLSLIVAVLPKDGSKGLVVQMGMPTSEYHAIRTARRAAAYLRSKGAEELGRNRVQTEAEAGEESGRRITELTKAKILIPREEGRIARGLRGHVLDVTSVMLQRREVLAVSSTLDGADWVAFTSVRAVESIRDLGWRLPEEAKIAAVGVGTADALREMGYHVDLVPEGAAGVPALLDIWPTGDGTGTVLVPGSALLAPGFISGLHSKGWKAQLIPVYTMQLLREAPADIREMWEEGAFDAVIVTSGSNAIAVGRLLGWHPDVLVFAIGDSATKVLERAGIKIAGSTEDYSSAEVLRLLREVIEG; encoded by the coding sequence ATGGACGAGTTGAAGATCAGTCTTGGCACGAAAAACTCCGTGGTGGATGTCGCCCGCTCGCAAGCCGTGGCCGCCACCCTACGTGAAATGGGACACGACGTGGATGTGGTGCACATCCCTGCTGCCGGTGATTCCGAGACGGTGGGGCAGCTGCGTCTCGGCCTGATGCGTGGCGATTTCGACCTGGTGGTGCACCGTATGCACCGCATCCCGAAACAGCAGATGCCGGGCCTGACCTTCGCGGCCATCCTGAAACGTGGCGATCAGCGCGACGCATTGGTGGCCCGCGACGGCCTGACATTGGAACAGCTTCCCGAGGGGTCGGTGATAGCCACGCGATCCGGCCTGCGCCGCTCGCAGTTGCTGAGTATCAATCCTGGGCTCACGTTCGTCAAACGAACCCCCGGACAACTCATCGAGTTCCTGGAGAAGGTGCGTACCGGAGAGCTCGATGGTCTGGTGGCTGGAGCCGCCGATTTTGAGGCCGTGGGGCGTCTCGATCTCGTCACCGAATACCTGGACGACATTCTCCCGGATGCTGGGCTCGGGGCCACCGGTCTCGAATGTCGCAGCGAGGACAAGGAGCTCATCAGCATCCTCCAAGAACTTGATCACCCCGACACCCGCGTCTGTGTCATGGCGGAACGGGCTGCCTATGCCGCTCTCGATGTCAGTGAAGCTGTCTCGGTGGCCGCGAAGGCCACGCGGGAAGGGGTGCTGTCGCTGATCGTCGCGGTCCTGCCGAAGGACGGCTCCAAGGGGTTGGTGGTGCAGATGGGCATGCCCACATCCGAGTACCACGCGATTCGCACCGCCCGCCGAGCCGCGGCCTACCTCCGTTCCAAAGGGGCTGAGGAGCTCGGACGCAACCGGGTGCAGACCGAGGCTGAAGCTGGGGAGGAAAGCGGTCGTCGGATCACCGAACTCACCAAGGCCAAGATCCTGATTCCCCGAGAGGAGGGACGGATCGCCCGCGGGTTGCGTGGGCACGTCCTGGACGTCACATCCGTGATGCTGCAGCGCCGCGAGGTGCTTGCGGTCAGTTCCACTCTGGACGGTGCCGACTGGGTTGCTTTCACCTCGGTGCGTGCCGTCGAGAGCATCCGGGACCTTGGTTGGAGGCTCCCTGAAGAGGCGAAGATTGCTGCTGTCGGTGTTGGAACGGCAGATGCGCTGCGTGAGATGGGCTACCACGTCGATCTGGTGCCCGAGGGGGCGGCTGGTGTTCCTGCGCTCCTGGACATCTGGCCCACGGGTGACGGGACGGGAACGGTCCTGGTGCCCGGATCTGCATTGCTCGCGCCGGGGTTCATCTCCGGGCTTCACTCGAAGGGCTGGAAGGCCCAGCTGATTCCCGTCTACACCATGCAGCTGCTGCGGGAGGCGCCCGCCGATATCCGTGAGATGTGGGAGGAGGGTGCATTCGATGCGGTGATCGTTACATCGGGATCGAACGCGATAGCTGTTGGGCGTCTTCTCGGGTGGCATCCTGATGTGCTGGTGTTCGCCATCGGCGACTCTGCCACCAAGGTGCTGGAACGGGCCGGGATCAAGATTGCCGGGAGTACCGAGGACTACTCCTCGGCCGAGGTGTTGAGGCTCCTCCGCGAGGTCATCGAGGGCTAG
- a CDS encoding TetR family transcriptional regulator: MDRRQRIANAGIALIARGGTHRLTHRAVDAEAGLPSGSTSYYARSRRDLIRLVMEQLSAESQADLTDIEVPEKLTVRQATDLVGRLAKRLILNGDAQAARFALMFEVRDDDELRRELTVDAPVRSSFDEKAVKLLRALGATDPEGTAPEFVALVDAVLMYRAVEAAPIDPVGVVETYLTGLLVRQKPTATR, from the coding sequence ATGGATCGACGACAACGGATCGCAAATGCGGGAATCGCCCTGATAGCACGCGGCGGCACCCACCGCCTGACCCACCGTGCGGTGGATGCCGAGGCCGGGCTCCCCAGCGGCTCGACCTCGTATTACGCACGTTCCCGTCGCGATCTGATCCGCCTGGTGATGGAGCAGCTCTCCGCGGAATCGCAGGCCGACCTGACCGACATCGAGGTACCTGAGAAACTGACGGTCCGGCAGGCCACCGATCTGGTGGGGAGACTGGCGAAACGTCTCATCCTGAACGGCGACGCGCAGGCGGCGCGGTTCGCCCTAATGTTCGAGGTCCGCGACGATGACGAACTACGCCGCGAGCTCACCGTCGATGCCCCGGTGCGCAGCAGCTTCGACGAGAAGGCCGTCAAGCTGCTGCGCGCCCTCGGCGCGACCGATCCGGAGGGGACCGCCCCGGAGTTCGTCGCTCTAGTCGATGCGGTCCTGATGTACCGGGCCGTGGAGGCCGCTCCCATCGATCCGGTCGGCGTGGTCGAGACCTATTTGACCGGTCTTCTGGTCAGGCAAAAACCGACGGCAACCCGATGA
- a CDS encoding aldo/keto reductase, producing the protein MQTITLNNGVEMPMVGMGVFRMTGDEVRAALPVALDAGYRLIDTAALYGNEEAVGEVVAASGLPRDELFVTTKVWYRDFGRDATLRAFEKSLSRLEMDYVDLYLLHQPFNDYYGAWRALEELYGQGVVRAIGVSNFMPDRYFDLAVHSEVTPAVNQCEVHPLHQRGDLHEITRRHGTVLQAWAPLAQGRSETHGSPALRRIAERHGKSVAQVMLRWLVQREISLVVKSTHETRLRENLDVFDFELTETEMSDIAALDEHKPNAGMTHHDPRLLEHLHDKYR; encoded by the coding sequence ATGCAGACGATCACCCTCAACAATGGTGTGGAGATGCCCATGGTGGGCATGGGCGTGTTCCGGATGACCGGGGATGAGGTGCGCGCCGCACTGCCGGTGGCTCTTGACGCCGGGTATCGACTGATCGACACAGCCGCTCTGTACGGCAACGAAGAAGCGGTTGGTGAGGTGGTCGCAGCCTCCGGGCTGCCTCGCGATGAGCTGTTCGTCACCACCAAGGTCTGGTATCGCGACTTCGGTCGCGACGCCACGTTGCGGGCCTTCGAGAAGTCACTGAGCAGGTTGGAGATGGACTACGTGGACCTGTATCTGCTGCACCAACCCTTCAACGATTACTACGGGGCATGGCGGGCCCTCGAAGAGCTGTACGGGCAGGGGGTCGTCCGCGCGATCGGGGTGTCGAATTTCATGCCGGATCGCTATTTCGACCTCGCCGTCCACAGCGAGGTCACACCCGCGGTCAACCAGTGCGAGGTACATCCCCTCCATCAACGAGGGGACCTGCACGAGATCACCCGGCGACACGGCACCGTCCTCCAGGCGTGGGCGCCGCTGGCCCAGGGGAGATCGGAGACCCACGGTTCCCCGGCGCTGCGAAGGATCGCGGAGCGGCACGGGAAGTCGGTGGCGCAGGTGATGCTGCGGTGGCTGGTGCAGCGCGAAATCTCCTTGGTGGTCAAGAGCACCCACGAGACCCGGCTGCGGGAAAACCTGGACGTCTTCGACTTCGAACTGACCGAGACCGAGATGTCGGACATCGCCGCCCTGGACGAACACAAACCGAACGCTGGCATGACCCATCACGACCCGCGGCTGCTGGAGCACCTGCACGACAAATACCGCTGA
- a CDS encoding GNAT family N-acetyltransferase — protein MTIAIAQGEEADLPEVAGLFAAAFHDDPVIAVMIPGERNRLQRLTKVFLSELRTGAMAGGAVDLARREDDGRLVGAAAWESPDRKTSSWAKVRELPRVVSAVGLRHLPQTLRTLDVFAKSRPDHAHWYLVDIVVGEEARGLGIGSRLLNHRLEVVDEAGLPAYLEATTLGSQRLYERFGFTVKDWLHMTETDYPVTMYRETPEG, from the coding sequence ATGACCATTGCCATCGCCCAGGGGGAGGAGGCGGACCTGCCTGAGGTGGCTGGTCTGTTCGCTGCGGCTTTCCACGACGATCCGGTGATTGCGGTGATGATCCCGGGGGAGCGGAATCGACTGCAGCGCCTGACGAAGGTGTTCCTGTCCGAGTTGCGGACCGGGGCGATGGCAGGAGGGGCCGTTGATCTGGCCCGCAGAGAGGACGACGGTCGCCTGGTCGGTGCCGCGGCATGGGAATCGCCCGACCGCAAGACCTCCAGCTGGGCGAAGGTGCGCGAGCTGCCGCGGGTGGTCTCGGCGGTGGGGTTGCGTCACCTGCCGCAGACCCTGAGGACTCTCGATGTCTTTGCCAAGAGTCGTCCCGATCACGCCCACTGGTACCTCGTCGACATCGTCGTCGGTGAGGAGGCGCGCGGCCTCGGTATCGGGTCGCGGCTGCTGAACCACCGCCTCGAGGTGGTCGACGAGGCCGGCCTGCCCGCATACCTAGAGGCCACTACTCTGGGAAGCCAGCGACTCTACGAACGCTTCGGCTTCACGGTCAAGGACTGGCTGCACATGACCGAGACCGACTATCCCGTGACCATGTATCGCGAAACCCCCGAAGGCTGA
- a CDS encoding transposase family protein — MLILRHNLTQELLADIHTVSQSTISRVVAVYTPLIAEVLQAWIPELEDPRPRSARTSSTAPGTLLVMARPSRTVLRQTPCHRSEPASGLRPSRTARLNLPPAG, encoded by the coding sequence GTGTTGATACTCAGACACAATCTCACCCAGGAATTGCTGGCCGACATCCACACGGTCTCCCAATCCACCATCTCGAGAGTGGTGGCGGTCTACACCCCCTTGATCGCCGAAGTCCTTCAAGCATGGATACCTGAGCTGGAAGATCCTCGACCCAGATCCGCCAGAACATCATCGACGGCACCTGGCACCCTGCTGGTCATGGCGCGACCGTCCCGAACTGTACTCAGGCAAACACCATGCCACAGGAGTGAACCTGCAAGTGGTCTGCGCCCTAGCCGGACAGCTCGCCTAAATCTCCCCCCTGCCGGGTAG
- a CDS encoding DUF6602 domain-containing protein — protein MVDKNIIRSAFLKKQNSLIEELGIAPASIRHGGAIGEASEAKWAAVLKEFLPSRYGVTKGFAIDSSGEISDQIDLLIYDSQYTPLLVRVSDSDLLVPVEAVYAVFEVKQEVNKRFMDYAGRKIASVRCLHRTSIAIPHAGGVFAPKKPIHILGGLLTTRSGWVDLDGKVAMESIKRLTGDLRIDIGCALGARSFNNPYGESSKLEYSDSNTALLFFLFKLFSRLQGLGTVAAMDIGEYMNFISQENGFSGKAYDLGCDQE, from the coding sequence ATGGTAGACAAAAACATAATACGTTCAGCTTTTTTGAAAAAACAGAATAGTCTAATTGAAGAGTTGGGAATAGCGCCCGCTTCTATTCGGCACGGGGGTGCTATTGGAGAAGCCTCAGAAGCGAAATGGGCTGCTGTCCTTAAAGAGTTTCTCCCCAGTCGATATGGTGTTACAAAAGGATTTGCGATAGATTCTTCTGGAGAAATAAGCGATCAGATTGACTTGCTTATCTATGATTCGCAGTATACTCCTTTACTCGTTCGCGTCAGTGATAGCGACCTGCTCGTTCCTGTTGAGGCTGTATATGCGGTATTTGAGGTTAAGCAAGAAGTTAATAAGCGTTTCATGGATTATGCCGGAAGAAAGATTGCAAGTGTTCGCTGTCTTCATCGCACGTCCATTGCAATCCCCCATGCCGGAGGTGTATTCGCTCCTAAGAAACCTATACATATTCTCGGAGGTCTGCTCACCACGAGGAGTGGCTGGGTCGATTTAGATGGTAAAGTGGCCATGGAATCCATCAAGCGTCTTACTGGCGATCTTCGGATCGATATCGGGTGTGCGCTAGGTGCCCGGTCGTTCAACAATCCTTATGGCGAATCATCCAAGCTGGAATATAGTGATTCCAATACCGCTCTCTTGTTTTTCCTTTTTAAGCTTTTCAGTCGTCTTCAAGGACTCGGAACCGTGGCGGCTATGGATATTGGTGAATATATGAATTTCATTTCGCAGGAAAATGGTTTTTCGGGGAAAGCTTATGATCTGGGTTGCGATCAGGAATAA
- a CDS encoding histidine phosphatase family protein, giving the protein MTHTKLVFLRHGRTEWNELGKLQGQADVELDEVGEKQAEEAARFFADWDFEACYTSNLKRALRTAHMVAEPHGLGVVPDARLQEINIGSWSGMTTAEVIRVFPGFTDFYLQGIDFQRSATGETLAEMTSRALESVREIAERHEGQQVLIVTHGLLLSKVVSAFMSIDDVLSIPGNITYSLVIGGEKPRLATYNTPARQIP; this is encoded by the coding sequence GTGACACACACCAAACTTGTGTTCCTGCGGCACGGTCGCACGGAATGGAACGAGCTCGGAAAACTGCAGGGACAGGCGGATGTCGAACTCGACGAGGTAGGGGAGAAGCAAGCCGAGGAAGCGGCCCGGTTCTTCGCGGACTGGGACTTCGAGGCCTGCTACACATCCAACCTGAAACGTGCCCTTCGCACCGCCCACATGGTCGCGGAACCCCACGGACTCGGCGTGGTGCCGGATGCCCGGCTGCAGGAGATCAACATCGGCAGCTGGAGCGGCATGACCACCGCTGAAGTGATCCGCGTGTTCCCCGGTTTCACGGATTTCTACCTCCAAGGGATCGATTTCCAACGCTCGGCGACGGGCGAAACCTTGGCGGAGATGACCAGCCGGGCCCTGGAATCGGTGCGGGAGATCGCAGAAAGGCACGAGGGACAGCAGGTACTGATCGTCACCCACGGCCTGCTGCTGTCCAAGGTGGTCAGTGCCTTCATGAGCATCGACGACGTCCTCAGCATCCCGGGAAACATCACCTATTCCCTGGTGATAGGGGGAGAAAAACCCAGACTCGCCACCTACAACACCCCTGCGAGACAGATTCCCTGA
- the rsfS gene encoding ribosome silencing factor — protein sequence MTTPESVITHVTIAAEAAAEKLGTNIVAFDVSQQLAITDVFLIISAKNERQVGAVVDAVEEQLIKQVQVKPVRREGDRENRWVLLDYIDFVVHVQHTEERSLYNLERLWKDCPQIPLDVHDVPVPQDVEEQ from the coding sequence TTGACAACACCTGAGTCCGTGATCACACACGTGACCATTGCCGCGGAGGCTGCTGCCGAGAAACTTGGCACCAATATTGTCGCCTTCGACGTCAGTCAGCAGCTCGCGATCACCGATGTGTTCCTGATCATCAGCGCCAAGAATGAACGCCAGGTCGGAGCGGTTGTCGATGCTGTGGAGGAGCAACTCATCAAACAGGTCCAGGTGAAACCGGTGCGCCGCGAGGGCGACCGGGAGAACCGCTGGGTTCTGCTGGACTACATCGATTTCGTAGTGCATGTGCAGCACACCGAGGAACGCAGCCTCTACAACCTGGAACGGTTGTGGAAGGACTGCCCACAGATCCCGCTCGATGTACACGATGTGCCGGTGCCACAGGACGTCGAGGAGCAGTGA
- the nadD gene encoding nicotinate-nucleotide adenylyltransferase, whose amino-acid sequence MSTTELAVARQGRERRYRLGVMGGTFDPIHHGHLVAASEVAAKFSLDEVVFVPTGVPWQKTHRNVTQAEDRYLMTVIATASNPRFSVSRVDIDRPGNTYTVDTLRDLRAERGDDVDLFFITGADAVRQILTWRGAEQLFDLAHFVGVTRPGIPMTEDDLAHLPSDKVTLLEVPALAISSTDCRTRVQRSEPIWYLVPDGIVQYIAKRGLYPHPETGVPVDNT is encoded by the coding sequence ATGAGCACCACGGAATTGGCGGTGGCCCGGCAGGGACGTGAACGGCGTTACCGGCTCGGGGTGATGGGCGGCACCTTCGATCCGATCCATCACGGGCACCTCGTGGCGGCTAGTGAGGTGGCTGCGAAGTTCTCCCTCGATGAGGTGGTTTTCGTGCCCACGGGTGTGCCGTGGCAGAAAACCCACCGGAACGTGACCCAGGCTGAGGACCGGTACCTGATGACCGTGATCGCCACCGCGTCGAACCCCAGGTTTTCCGTGAGCCGCGTGGACATCGACCGACCTGGTAACACCTACACCGTTGACACCTTGAGGGATCTTCGTGCAGAACGCGGCGACGATGTGGACCTGTTTTTCATCACCGGGGCGGATGCGGTGCGGCAGATCCTCACGTGGCGTGGCGCAGAACAGCTGTTCGATCTGGCTCACTTCGTCGGGGTGACTCGACCGGGGATTCCGATGACGGAGGACGACCTGGCACATCTGCCATCGGATAAAGTGACGCTGCTGGAGGTCCCGGCACTGGCCATCTCCTCCACCGACTGTCGTACGCGTGTGCAGCGTTCCGAGCCGATCTGGTATCTGGTGCCGGACGGCATCGTGCAGTACATCGCGAAACGCGGTCTTTACCCGCATCCTGAGACAGGAGTTCCAGTTGACAACACCTGA